ACTGGAGGGCGGCGATGCCGACGATCGGGATCGCGCCGAGCACCGGGCCGATGATCGGGATCGCGCGCGTGAGCCCCGCGACAATGCCGAGCAGCAGCGGGTACCGGACGCCGATGATCGCGAGCCCAACGCCCACGGCCACCCCCGAGACCAGCATCAGGATGAGCTGGGCGCGCACGTAGCCGGCGACGATGCGATCGGCACGCCGGCCGGCCGCCACCACCACCCGCCGCGTGCCGCCGGGGAGAAAGCCCAGCAGCTCGTCACGGAGCACCGGGAGGTCCAGCAGGAAATAAAACGCGAGAATCGGGATCAGCAGCACCTCGAAGCCTTTGGAGATCCAGCGGGCGGTGCTGCGGAGGGCGCCCGTCGCCGCGCCGAGGGCGATCGTCTCGGCCTGGTCGAGCGCCCGGTTCACCGGAGGCACCAGCGGCGCGGGGATGTTTCGCTGCAGCCCGATCTGCATTTGGGTCAGCGCCCCCGCGACCCGGTCCCGGTACTGTTCGAGATTCTGCCCGAACAACCGGGCTTCGGTGGCGACGGGCTGCACGGCCAACCGGGCTGCGAACGCAAGCAGGAGGGCAGCGGCGAGGAATACGGCGAGGACCGCCAGGAGCCGCGGCACCGGCCGTCCCCAGGGCCGCAGTCCGGCGGCGCGGTCGACGAACGGCATCAGCGCGTACGCCAGCATCGCGCCGAGCGCGACCGTCACAAGGACGAAACGCAGCCGGAACAGGAGGTAAGCGGACGCCGCCGCCACGATGAGGGCCATTGTGGCGCGGCCCCAACGATCAAGCGTGCTTATGTGCCGTCCCCCCACGGTGTCCCAATGGGACAAAATGCCGACGCATTATTATACACCTCCGCCTAGAGAACAGGACACCCCGCCTAGTCCGGCGCCACGAGTTCCCGCGCCAGCCGCACCCACCCGCCGGGCGGCCGCCGGGCGGCGGCCTCGGGATGCAGAATCGCGGCCATGATCTCCAGACCGTCGACGATCCGCGGGCCCGACCGGCTGAAGAACGCACTGCCGTCGGTTGCGTAGACGCGGCCGGCGGCGACGGCGGGGAGGCCGCGCCATTCGGGACGGCCGGTCACGGCCGGCAGTTCGGCGACGGTGCGGCCCACGTCAAACCCGCACACCGTGAGCACAACCACGTCCGGCGCCGCCGCGGCGATCGCGTCCCACTCGACGCGATACGACGGCCGCGCGTGCCGCCCGATCATTTCGCGGCCGCCCGCGCGCTCCACGATCTCGGGCATCCAATGGCCGCTGCAAAACGGCGGATCGAGCCACTCCATACAGAAGACGCGCGGCGTTCCCTCCTCGCCCGGCCGGCCGGGCCGGCGGCGCAGGACGGTCTCGACCCCCGCGACGCGGGCTTCGAGCGCCGCGACGACGCGGCGCGCCTCGTCCCCGCGGCCGGCCGCCTCCCCGA
This sequence is a window from bacterium. Protein-coding genes within it:
- a CDS encoding AI-2E family transporter, which encodes MALIVAAASAYLLFRLRFVLVTVALGAMLAYALMPFVDRAAGLRPWGRPVPRLLAVLAVFLAAALLLAFAARLAVQPVATEARLFGQNLEQYRDRVAGALTQMQIGLQRNIPAPLVPPVNRALDQAETIALGAATGALRSTARWISKGFEVLLIPILAFYFLLDLPVLRDELLGFLPGGTRRVVVAAGRRADRIVAGYVRAQLILMLVSGVAVGVGLAIIGVRYPLLLGIVAGLTRAIPIIGPVLGAIPIVGIAALQSPGTAVTVLVFFVLLQLAESQILLPNVIGHELKLHAATILLALLIGNAFFGLMGMFLAPPAAAFAKALREMLESAPEAVPPGLPETLPEPAGAGRR
- a CDS encoding cobalamin-binding protein, coding for MSTTRIATLVPSATEIVCALGLADEIVAVTHECDYPPAIRGRPVVVRPRVDSSLGSAAIDAEVESTLRRGESLYRLDVEALSAARPDLIVTQDLCEVCALPSLDVEGIAARLPGAPRVLRLHPHTLADILADVLRVGEAAGRGDEARRVVAALEARVAGVETVLRRRPGRPGEEGTPRVFCMEWLDPPFCSGHWMPEIVERAGGREMIGRHARPSYRVEWDAIAAAAPDVVVLTVCGFDVGRTVAELPAVTGRPEWRGLPAVAAGRVYATDGSAFFSRSGPRIVDGLEIMAAILHPEAAARRPPGGWVRLARELVAPD